The Vidua macroura isolate BioBank_ID:100142 chromosome 11, ASM2450914v1, whole genome shotgun sequence genome includes a region encoding these proteins:
- the LOC128812661 gene encoding dual specificity protein phosphatase 22-A-like → MELPGDCAWKMDVLEQMLEFFLLGLSFQKAMEPHEGQERNLSLATIPDPYFILPFLAPATLCSLSLQSSSGTCRSSLRCTLFLVPSEFSLLFVTSQIVTGLYLGNIHDSEDHENLLRKGVTHILSVHNRAKPVLEDMTYLCISASDSSSQNLLQHFKECIQFIHECRLGGGGCLVHCLAGVSRSTTVLVAYLMTVTELGWQSCLAATRAVRSYASPNSGFQQQLQEYESTLLHQYRAWIRRDYGRNPFQDQEELQRLLGQQGSRDCSRPRSPDPTLPPPCRAGGTAAGSRWMNR, encoded by the exons ATGGAGCTGCCAGGGGATTGTGCCTGGAAAATGGATGTTTTAGAGCAAATGCTGGAGTTCTTCCTCCTGGGACTGTCCTTCCAAAAAGCTATGGAACCCCATGAAGGCCAGGAGAGAAACCTGAGCCTCGCCACGATCCCAGATCCTTATTTCATCCTCCCCTTCCTGGCACCAGCCACTCTCTGCTCCCTTtccctccagagcagcagcgGGACCTGCCGGAGCAGCCTCAG ATGTACCTTGTTCCTGGTGCCATCTgaattctctctcctttttgtcACCTCCCAGATTGTCACCGGCCTCTACCTGGGGAATATTCATG ACTCTGAGGACCATGAGAACCTGCTGAGGAAGGGGGTGACCCACATCCTGTCCGTCCACAACCGTGCCAAGCCCGTGCTGGAG GACATGACCTATCTGTGTATCTCGGCCTCGGATTCATCCAGTCAAAACCT gctgcagcattTTAAGGAGTGCATCCAGTTCATCCACGAGTGCCGGCTCGGAGGGGGAGGCTGCCTGGTGCACTG CCTGGCCGGGGTGTCCCGCAGCACCACGGTCCTGGTGGCATACCTGATGACagtgacagagctgggctggcagagctgcctggctgcCACCAGGGCCGTGCGCTCCTACGCCAGCCCCAACTCCgggttccagcagcagctgcaggaatacGAGAGCACCCTGCTCCACCAG TACCGCGCCTGGATCCGCCGGGATTACGGCAGGAACCCCTTCCAGgaccaggaggagctgcagcgcctgctgggccagcaggggagcagggattgctcccggccccgctccccagATCCCACCTTGCCCCCTCCCTGCCGCGCAGGTGGCACcgctgctggcagcagatggATGAACAGATAA
- the LOC128813084 gene encoding cytochrome c oxidase subunit 4 isoform 1, mitochondrial isoform X1 — protein MMLASRVFSLVGRRSISTSLCLRAHGHAGVVKAEDYTLPVYVDRRDVPLPEVAFVRDLSAQQRALKEKEKASWSALSVDEKVELYRIKFNETYAEMNKGTNEWKTILGGVLFFLGLTGLILIWQKHFMYGPVPHTFSDEWVSAQTKRMLDMRVNPVQGITAQWDFDKNEWKK, from the exons AT GATGTTGGCTTCCAGAGTGTTCAGCCTGGTCGGGAGGAGATCCATCTCCACCTCCCTGTGCCTCAGGGCACACGGACACG CTGGCGTGGTCAAGGCTGAGGATTACACGCTGCCAGTGTACGTGGACCGGCGGGATGTCCCCCTGCCCGAGGTGGCCTTTGTCAGGGACCTGTCTGCGCAGCAGCGGGCGctcaaggagaaggagaaggcatCGTGGAGCGCCCTGTCCGTGGATGAGAAAGTGGAAT tgtATCGGATAAAATTCAATGAGACCTACGCAGAGATGAACAAGGGGACAAACGAGTGGAAAACCATCCTGGGGGGAGTTCTGTTCTTCCTTGGTCTCACTGGACTCATCCTCATCTGGCAGAAGCACTTCA TGTACGGCCCCGTCCCGCACACCTTCTCCGACGAGTGGGTGTCAGCTCAGACCAAGAGGATGTTGGACATGAGGGTTAACCCCGTGCAGGGCATCACAGCCCAGTGGGATTTTGACAAGAACGAatggaagaaataa
- the LOC128813084 gene encoding cytochrome c oxidase subunit 4 isoform 1, mitochondrial isoform X2 — translation MLASRVFSLVGRRSISTSLCLRAHGHAGVVKAEDYTLPVYVDRRDVPLPEVAFVRDLSAQQRALKEKEKASWSALSVDEKVELYRIKFNETYAEMNKGTNEWKTILGGVLFFLGLTGLILIWQKHFMYGPVPHTFSDEWVSAQTKRMLDMRVNPVQGITAQWDFDKNEWKK, via the exons ATGTTGGCTTCCAGAGTGTTCAGCCTGGTCGGGAGGAGATCCATCTCCACCTCCCTGTGCCTCAGGGCACACGGACACG CTGGCGTGGTCAAGGCTGAGGATTACACGCTGCCAGTGTACGTGGACCGGCGGGATGTCCCCCTGCCCGAGGTGGCCTTTGTCAGGGACCTGTCTGCGCAGCAGCGGGCGctcaaggagaaggagaaggcatCGTGGAGCGCCCTGTCCGTGGATGAGAAAGTGGAAT tgtATCGGATAAAATTCAATGAGACCTACGCAGAGATGAACAAGGGGACAAACGAGTGGAAAACCATCCTGGGGGGAGTTCTGTTCTTCCTTGGTCTCACTGGACTCATCCTCATCTGGCAGAAGCACTTCA TGTACGGCCCCGTCCCGCACACCTTCTCCGACGAGTGGGTGTCAGCTCAGACCAAGAGGATGTTGGACATGAGGGTTAACCCCGTGCAGGGCATCACAGCCCAGTGGGATTTTGACAAGAACGAatggaagaaataa
- the EMC8 gene encoding ER membrane protein complex subunit 8 codes for MKLTTQAYCKMVLHGAKYPHCAVNGLLVAERPPAPRPPQPALFVDCIPLFHGTLALAPMLEVALTLIDSWCKENSYVIAGYYQANERVKDASPNQVAEKVASRIAEGFTDTALIMVDNTKFTMECVEPAIHVYELHENKWRCKDPHVDFCEDWTEAQRIAASLLDSKSYETLVDFDNHLDDIRNDWTNPEINKAVLHLC; via the exons ATGAAGCTGACCACGCAGGCTTACTGCAAGATGGTCCTGCACGGCGCCAAGTACCCGCACTGCGCCGTTAACGGGCTGCTGGTGGCCGAGCGGCCGccggcgccgcggccgccgcagCCCGCGCTGTTCGTGGATTGCATCCCGCTCTTCCACGGCACGCTGGCGCTCGCCCCCATGCTGGAGGTGGCCCTGACCCTG ATTGATTCCTGGTGCAAGGAGAACAGCTACGTGATAGCTGGATATTACCAGGCGAACGAACGCGTGAAAGATGCCAG cccaaaccaggtTGCAGAGAAAGTGGCCTCCCGGATTGCCGAGGGTTTCACGGACACTGCGCTCATCATG GTTGACAACACCAAGTTCACCATGGAGTGTGTGGAGCCTGCCATCCACGTGTACGAGCTGCACGAGAACAAGTGGAGGTGCAAGGACCCACACGT TGACTTCTGTGAAGACTGGACCGAAGCCCAGCGAATCGCTGCCTCCCTCCTGGACAGCAAGTCCTACGAGACACTGGTGGATTTTGATAATCACCTGGATGACATCCGCAACGACTGGACAAACCCGGAGATCAACAAAGCTGTGCTGCACCTGTGCTAG